A stretch of DNA from Mucilaginibacter daejeonensis:
AATTGCTGTGGATATTGGTGATCGTATTCGCGCCATTTGTAGGTTCGATAGCCTACCTGATGATCGGCCGCGACCGGGAATTGGTCGCTTAAAACTCAGCGTTACGATCGCTTATAAGTGTTACATCGATGTAACAGAATTCCCCAAATCTCCCCACTTTTTGGCGTTGCGAAATTCGCAAAAACCCAACTTTTTCAAGAAAAAGCCACGTTTTCCGGAAATGTAACACCAAATGTAACACTTGAACGGTGAAATGTAACACCTGCAAGATGGCCTAAAGCTGGCCCAGTAGCACTACAGGTTGTAAGCCGATCAAATTTTATGAAAATGCTGATCACCGCGTTAGAGCAGGCTGTTGGTAAAATCGATCTTGATCTTACTTTGAAAGTTACTGATCACCTTGAATATCTCCTTCAAAGTAACGCGCTCGATCTTAGTGAGCGATGAAATATCGATGTAATTATCGGGCGCGGTCTTGTCGTTCAGGATCTGCGTGGCCTGTTTTTTTAAGCGCATGCTCATTAAAAAGTAGTACGACTGGTACAACTCATGGTAAGCCGTTTCGGTGAACACATCCAGCTTGCGTAGTGCCTTCATCCGTTCGCCGGTATTCACCTCAAATACGCGGTGTTTAAGCGCATATACGCGCACCAGATCAACGATCGGTGTCATGGCCTTCTTGATATCAAAAACCTCGCGGTGGCCCTTGGTAAAGGTACGTATGCTGTTGAAGAACGTGAGCGGTGGTTCATATTGCAGCGCGTTCACCGCCATGTTGTGGAACAGCTTATCTACCGGCTTTTGCAACTCCTTGTTCAGGAACTGCTTCAGATCATCCATGATGGTGGCATCACCGAACACGAACCGGCAATCGAAGAAGGTAGAGAAGTTGATCACCGTTTCGGGCAATGATTCGGCTATCCAGCTCAGGTAATTGCGTTTCCAGTGCGATAAGGAGTGCGTCCACTTAGGATTTTTAGCCATGAAACCGCCCGTACAATAGGCAAAGCCGGCCGTATTTAACCTGTCTGATATCCGGGTAGCGAATTCAAGAAAGTAAGCTCTAGCCTCTTCGCGGTGCTCGTTGGCTTTATCCTCGTAAATGATGGCGTTGTCCTGGTCGGTCTTGAAGGTCTGCTCCTTGCGGCCCTCGCTGCCCAGCACCATGAACACGAAACGTGCCGGGGCAGGTCCCATTTCATCCATTACGCCCTGGATCACCTTTTGAGCGATCGTATCAGCAATGGTGGTCACTACCTGGTTGGCTATCTGCGCATTAACACCGCGTTCGAGCAGCTGGTTCACAAAATGCGGCACCGAGTCCCACTTGCGCTTCAATTCCTCCTCGCTCACCGCCGACCGTACCGACTGGATAAATACCAGCGGCGATTGGGCCTGTTCGCTCAGCAGTTTATTACGGCTCAAAAAGCCTACGTATTCTTCATTGCGCTTTACCAGCAGGTATCGCGTTTTAGTGCTGAACATCATGAGGATGGCCTCATAAACATAGGCTTCCACATCAATGCTCATGATCGGGTTATCGGTCACGGTGCTTACCGGGTCGGCACTGTTGCGCTGCTGGGCGATCACTTTATCACGCAAGGTGATATCGGTCACATAACCGTTGATGTTCCCTGTAGCATCGGTAATGAACAGGCAACTTACCTTGTTCACGGCCATTTGCCGGGCCACCTCATATATGGGTGTATCTTCGGTACAGTGTGCTATGGGCCGGTATTCCACACTCTCGATCTTGCGCGAGTACAGCTGATCGGCGGCCAGGTAGCTCTCTTCAAATGCTGGCGGCTGCTTAAAAAAATGCACGAATTCTTCGTTCTGCATGCGCCTGCCGAACTCGGCAGTGAAGTACAGAAAGAAATCCTCATAAGCTTTACAAAGCGCCCTGAAATCCTTACGATGTAGAAAGTAGACCAGCGTACCTTTTTTGGCGATCACCGTACGTAATGATAACCGCCTGTTGAGTAATACCGACACGCCGCCAAAGCAAAAGCCAGGCTGATGATGCTCAACAAGGCGCTTGGTTTGCACGCTATCATAAAAAAAGGACTCGTATTCGCCCTTTACAATGATATCTACACCCTTTAGTTTGGATACTTCCTGCTGGTATATCACCTTGTCTTTAGGGTAGCGTATCTCCTGTAACTGCTCGGCAACGCCTTCCAGCACTTCCAGGGGCAGCAGGTTGAACGGTTCGAATCGCTGAAGATATTTTACGCGCTCATTCATAAATGACGTGACAAAAAGACCAACAACATTGCGATGATCAGCGGCAACAGCATGGCGAACAGCTTGCCCGACCGCGGCTTCAATTCTTTGATACCGGCATCCTTTTGCTGGCGCTCGATCAGTTTGTCATTGATCTCGCCGCGCTGCTTGAGTTCAAAGAAGCATTTCGCCGTAGCCTCGGCATCGCACAAGGCGTTATGCTGATCATTCAAGGGTTTATAAAACAGATAGGAATACAGGTCGCCCAAAAGCAAATTACGTGGCATCGGGTTCCATACCAGTTGGCTGGTGGCTATCATGGTACAAAATATGGGCAGCTTTGCTAACCGGCTTTGGATGCCCGCCCGGTACATATCGGCACCAATGATGTGGTAATCAAGTTGTAAGAAATGTCCCACTACCATGGGCTGATACTGTTCAAGGTCATTCTCCAACAGTTGCATGATGCCTTTACGCTCACGCCCTTTTACCGCCAGCAAACCAGGATTGATACCATGGATGGCCATAGCGGCCGGACTGATCGTAAAATCGGTGTTGCGGATGTAGTGGTCCTCCCGTTTCACTTCCTGCCCATCCTTGCTGTAAATGATCCAACTCACTTGTACCGCCGACGGCCAGTTACCCTCAGCAGAATATGGCTCATGCCAGTTGACGGGCAAGCCCGACGATTCGGTATCGATGAACAGTAGGTGGTCGGTCACAATTTAAGCGATTAGGGGTTGACCAGCTGTAGCTTCACGAAGCGAGTGCCGGTCAATGGTGTTGCAAAATACTACTTAAATACAATTCTGCAGCAAATTTGCTTTTAAGCGACCGTTAAATTTTTAGTGATGCGTTGTAAGCGGTAAATACCATGACGGCTATGATGCCCAAGCCTCTTTCTTGAGGTTGTTTTGGAATACTTTGACCGCGCTGAATCCATAGACCACATAGACCACCAACAAAGCGGTCACCAAGGCAGCGTGAGCCTGAAAGATCAACCGGTAATGTCCATCGGTAAGCATACCAGGTAGAATGATCAGCAAATTGTTAATGGTGATACCCAGCGAGCCGATCTTTTGAGCCGCACGGTCTTTCACGGAGGCCTTGTACTTTTTGCTCCACGTACTGAAAGAGATGAACCTCGAACTGAAACCCATGGGGACCAAGACGGCAAATAGCATAATGAAGAAGGTGACGCCCCTATCTACCTGTGCGGTCGCGAAGAAGGCACAACCTGATAGCAACAAGGTAAAGACCAACAGAGGCAATTTGAAATATCTCCGGAACTCAGCCCAAAGGCTTTTCCATAAACTCGTCCGCAGATCGCGTTCGCGTTGCTTCTCCAGTTCCTTAAGGCCATCCCACCCACCGAACTCGCTATCAATGATGATTTTGGCCATTTGATGAGGAGCCATATCGTGATCAGGCTGATGCTCGATACTGGTCAGGATGTGATCGTACACCTCGTTGAACGTTTCGCGATACTTAGTGTGATACCACAACACTTCACGAATATTGTCCTGCTGAGCGGTCGTCAATTGCATGGAAGTGGTTGTTATTTAGCTAAACTAATGCGATAATGCTTACGATACATCATCAAAAAGCTGATGCCCTGAACCAGGTACAATGATATCAGGAATACCGCGACCCAAACATGGGTCTGAGCAAGCATCTTGTAACTTTTGGTTCCGCACAGCAACTTGGCAGCCCATTCAATACCCCTGATCGCGTAAAAGCTACACAAACCTATCCTGAATATGGCCAGATCGGTTATGGATGGTTTTTTGGTATCAGGAACAAAAAGGTTGGCCAGCATACGATAAATAGCCATGATCATAGGTATCAAACCCAGCACTACTGAGAATGCCAGCAAGCCACCTGCCGCAAAAGAAGTTGGCCAACCATATATGACCAGCGTGACCACCAATATCAACGCGCTATACGGCGTATAAAGGAACGACAGCAGCATCTGCATATACTGGCGTATCACCTGCCGGGTGGTCATTTTAAAACGATCTTTTTCGTGTTCTTTTATGCCCTTCCATCCACCAAGGTCATTAGCTATTATCTCATCGACCACGGTCATTAACGGCTTGCCGTCATCAGGACGCTCCTCTAAGGCAGTAAGCACGTGGTCATACACTTCGGCTATTGTCTCGCGGTATTTTACTTCGGGCCACAAGGCACCTCTCACAGCAAGCACTTGTTCGTGGGTCAATTTCATGATAGGTTAGGTTTAATATTCAGTAGTGCCTGTAATTGTTCAATGAAAGCTTCTGCTTCCTGCAATTTATTACCAACCTCTTGTCCGCCTTGCTCGGTAAGTCGGTAATACTTGCGTACGCGGTTATCCACTACCTGATTAAAGGTCTCAAGCATACCATCGGCCTCTAATTTGTGCAAGGCCGGATAGAGTGCGCCCTCGGTCAACTTCATCTCACCGTCGGTTAGTTCCTTAACTCGTTGAGTGATCTCATAGCCATACATCTGCTCGTTATCTTCCAGCAATTTGAGAATGATGGTCTGCAGTGTACCTTTTAGTAATGGGTTAGTGCTCATTTGAAGCAAATGTATAATTTATTTATATACATAAGAAAACTATGTATTCATTTTCCCAATAAAAAAGCCCTGTTCGAACGAACAGGGCTTAAAATATCAAATTGATCAAGTTACGCGTCTATACGAGCGTACTTGGCGTTCTTTTCAATGAATTCGCGGCGCGGAGCTACCTCATCACCCATCAGCATCGAGAAGGTGTGGTCGCAGTCAGCAGCACTCTCGATAGTGGCTTGGCGCAAGGTACGGGTTGCAGGATTCATTGTGGTTTCCCAAAGCTGGGTATCATTCATTTCACCCAAACCTTTGTAACGTTGTATGTGTACGCTATCCTCTTTACCGGCTCCTTTTAAGCGTTGTACGGCGGCATTGCGCTGTTCGTCATTCCAGCAGTATTCGAACTCTTTACCTTTTTTGACCATGTATAACGGCGGCGATGCGATGTAAACGTGTCCCATCTCGACCAGTGCACGCATATAGCGATAAAAGAAGGTCAGGATCAACGTGGTGATGTGCGAACCATCCACGTCTGCATCCGTCATGATCACGATCTTGTGGTAGCGAAGTTTGGTCAGGTTCAATGCCTTGTCATCCTCCGGGGTACCAATGCTCACACCTAAGGCCGTGAACATGTTCTTGATCTCCTCGTTCTCGTAGATCTTGTGCTCCATGGCCTTCTCTACGTTCAGGATCTTACCACGCAAAGGCAAAATAGCTTGAAAATCGCGGGCACGACCTTGCTTGGCCGTACCACCCGCCGAGTCACCTTCGACCAGGAATATCTCGCAAGCTGCCGGATCGCTGTTGGCACAGTCGGCCAGTTTACCCGGCAAACCTGAACCACCCATCACGCTCTTGCGCTGCACCATTTCGCGGGCCTTACGGGCAGCAGCACGGGCAGTGGCCGCTAAAACCACCTTGCTGATGATCATGCGGGCCTCTTTAGGGTTCTCTTCCAGGTACATGCCCAATATCTCGGCAACGGCCACGTTCACGGCACCACTCACCTCGCTGTTACCCAGCTTGGTCTTGGTCTGTCCCTCAAATTGGGGCTCAGCTACCTTTACTGATATAATGGCGGTCAAACCCTCACGGAAGTCATCACCGGCAATATCAACTTTAAGGTTCTTTAACAAACCTTCTTTCTCAGCGTAAGCTTTAAGCGTACGGGTCAAACCCATACGGAAACCGGCCACGTGGGTACCACCTTCAATGGTGTTGATGTTATTTACGTACGAGTGAACGTTCTCACTATAGGTATCATTGTATTGCAAGGCCAGTTCTACCGGTACACCTTGCTTGGTGCCCTCAACATAGATCGGCTCCGGGATGATCGGCTGACGGGTGCCATCCAGGAACTTAACGAATTCCTTCAAGCCACCTTCAGAAAAGAACTCTTCTGTAAGGAAGGTTCCGTCATCTTCCTGTACACGCTCGTCTGTCAGACTCAAGCGAATACCTTTGTTCAGAAACGCCAGCTCACGCAAACGTGCCGCAAGGGTATCATATTTGTACTCGAGTGTAGTGGTAAAGATCTCGGGATCGGGCTGGAACCATTGAATGGTACCGGTACGGTCCGATTCGCCAATGGTCTTAACGTCGAACATTGGTTTACCACGCTCGTACTCCTGGGTAAATATCTTACCCTCGCGGTGCACAACGGTCTTTACGTGGGTCGATAAAGCATTAACGCAGGATATACCCACACCATGCAGACCGCCCGACACCTTGTAAGTGTCCTTATCGAACTTACCGCCGGCGTGCAAAACGGTCATTACGATCTCAAGCGCTGATTTATTTTCTTTAGTATTGATACCTGTTGGTATACCCCGGCCATTATCCTCAACGGTGATGGAGTTACCTTCATGAATGATCACTTTGATATCGGTACAGTAACCGGCCAATGCCTCATCGATAGAGTTATCGACAACTTCGTATACCAGGTGGTGTAAACCTTTTACCCCGGTATCGCCAATGTACATGGAGGGTCTTTTTCGAACTGCTTCCAGGCCTTCAAGTACCTGGATATTATCTGCCGAATAATTTGACTTATTCTGATCTTTTTCGCTCATTATTTAAGGTTAAATACGACCTACAAATATACTGAATTTTGAGCACAACTCCTCAATGTTGATAATTATAGAGGCTTTCAACGGCCAAGCAAAAACTTTAGGATAGTTAGGGTGAAATCATATATTTGTGAAATTTTTTAAAACAAAGTTACGATGAGAACCCCGGCTTCGATCATATCGAAAATCACTTTAAGCTTAATGCTGGCAGGAAGCCTGGCAGCCTGCAACCAGACCAAGACCGACGATAAAGCTGCCGCACCGGCCGCCACATCAAGCACTGCCAATAACCTGAAAGCAACTGACATCGTGTTCGTTAACTCAGATACTTTACTGAACAAATACGATTACTTTAAAGATATGGCCGACCGTTTGGAGAAAAAAGGCAAAGCTGCACAAGCCGAGCTACAAAGCAAGGGTCAGGCTTTTCAGCGTGAAGTGGCCGAATACCAAAAAGGTGCTGCTACTATGGCTGCCGATCAGCGTCAGGCCACTGAGCAACGCTTAGCCCGTAAACAACAAGAATTACAAGCTTATCAGCAAAACGCTGGCGCTCAGGTCCAACAAGAGCAAGCCGGTGAGCAAGCTAAATTATACGAAAAGGTAGCCGACTTTTTGAAGGTATATGCTAAAGAAAAAGGCTATAAAATGGTAATGACCTATCAAAAAGGCAACAGCGGTATCCTTTACGGTGATGCCAGCCTGGACATTACTCAAGACGTAGTTAAAAAACTGAACGAAGCTTACGCTAAGGACAAGAAATAATAGCCCCACCCTAACCCTCCCCAGGAGGGAGGGAACTTAATAAAACATTTAATGCCCTTTGTAATTATGCAAAGGGCATTATTTTTTGATGCTGATTATAAGTAAAGAGCTTTATGACCCACGAACAATATATGCGCCTGGCCATTGAATTGGCCGAAAACAATGTAGCCGAAGGGCTTGGCGGTCCATTTGGAGCCGTGGTCGTGAAAGATGGCCAGATCGTTGGTGCAAGCGGGAACAAAGTAGTGCCTACTAATGACCCAACCGCACACGCCGAAGTATCGGCCATCCGGTTAGCATGCCAGAAATTGAATAATTTTAGCCTGGAAGGCTGCGTGATCTACACCAGTTGCGAGCCCTGCCCCATGTGCTTAGGCGCCATTTACTGGGCCCGTATCGAGAAGATCTATTACGGCAACAACAAGGCCGATGCCGCCGCCATAGGCTTTGATGACCAGTTCATTTACGAAGAACTTGACCGCCCTAAGCAAGACCGCAAGTTACCCATGGTAGAGTTACTGCGCGACGAAGCGCTGGGTGCGTTCAGGGCTTGGGAAGCGCATGAAGGGAAGACTCATTATTGATGTGCATATGATCTGATGTGCAGATATGCAAATGATGGAACCATCTGCACATTCGCACATCTGCATATCTACAAATTACCTATCTGAATGGCCCAGGCTTTTATCAGGAGCTACCACATCGCGTACCAACTGCTTAAGCTCTTTGATCTCGGGGAAGCGGCCTGCCGATCTGCGGTCGAAGACCACATTGCCATCGATGCTAATCACATAGCTGCCACTCGTTTCACTTGGCTGCAAAAGCACGCCATGCACCTCGTTGCTAAAAGTGGTCAATATCTCCTGAGCCATGTAGGCCGCACGCAACATCCAACCGCATTTGGGGCAGTACTCGATGGTTACGGTCGGCTTCATTTGGTTTCCCCTTCATCGCTGCCACCTGCCGGTGAATCGGGCGTAAAGTAATTATCTTGCAGGTCATCGATCTCGCGTCGTTCACGCTTGGTTGGTCGACCGGTGCCCCTGTCACGGCGCAATACCGGTGCATGGAACATGCTTTTAAAGCCGGGTGTCTGATCGTTCGGCGTCAGGTCAGAGTAGTAATTGACCGCTGTCTTGGCGTCTACTCTGTTCTCCAACAAGCCGGTAACGGTGATGATCTTACGCTCGGGGCCCTTGGCCACATTATAGGTCTCGCCGATCTTTACCTCATGCGAGGCCTTTATATTTTGTCCGTTAAGCTTCACGCGCCCTGCCTTGCAAGCCTCGGTGGCCAGTGTGCGGGTCTTGAACAGGCGTATGCTCCAAAGGTATTTATCTATTCTCAGTTTCTCTTTCTCAGGCATGATGCAAAGTTACAAGGAATGCCCCATAAGCACCAACAGGTGGTAATGAACATCCCCTTTATCAAATATGCCTAAAAATCCCTTTATTTGCGAAAAGATTGAACGATGCCACCTACATTAAAACAAATGATCGAAGATGCCTGGGAAGACCGGGGATTGCTTAACCTTAACGAATATATTGACGCTATCGAGACCGTTATCGAACGTCTGGATAAAGGCGAGCTTCGCGTGGCCGAGCTTATCACCAACCGCTGGCACGTGAATGAGTGGATCAAAAAAGCGGTGATCCTGTACTTCCCTATCCGCGAGATGGAGGAGATCAAAGCAGGTCCGTTCGTGTTCCACGATAAAATGAAACTCAAGACCGACTATAAAAAGAACGGTGTACGCGTGGTGCCTCATGCTATAGCCCGCTATGGCGCTCATTTGGCCAAAGGCGTGATCATGATGCCATCGTACGTGAATATCGGTGCTTATGTTGACGAAGGCACCATGGTAGATACCTGGGCCACTGTAGGTTCATGCGCACAGATCGGTAAGCATTGCCACCTGAGCGGCGGTGTGGGCATTGGCGGCGTATTGGAGCCGGTTCAAGCCTCTCCGGTGATCATTGAAGACAACTGCTTCATCGGCTCACGCGCCATTGTTGTGGAAGGTGTACACGTAGAGCGCGAGGCCGTGCTTGGCGCCAATGTAGTACTGACGGCATCTACCAAGATCATTGATGTTAGCGGCGACTCCCCTATCGAATATAAAGGCCGTGTACCTGCCCGTTCGGTAGTGATCCCTGGTTCATACACCAAAAAGTTCCCTGCCGGCGAATACCAGGTACCTTGTGCCCTGATCATCGGCAAACGTAAAGAATCGACCGACCTCAAGACCTCACTGAACGATGCCTTGAGAGACCATAACGTGGCGGTTTAGTTACATACCACTCTCGTCATTGCGAGGAACGAAGCAAACTCTGAACGGTGTATGGCAGCAACGCCTGCACGCTGAGGCTTCATTCCTCGCATTGACATTTTAGCACCGATCAACAACGACCAACTAAAAAAAATGAACATCGGGTACGACGCCAAACGTGCTTTTTTGAACAACACCGGGTTGGGTAATTACAGCCGGTGGCTCATCAAGGCTATGTCCGCGTTCTATCCTGATAACCGATACGGGCTTTTCACACCCAAAACGGGCAACGGCGAACATGCTGGCCAGTTGGAAAAGTTAAAAAACGCCTATACCTTTGTACCGCGAGGCAAGTTCTCCCCTTTGTGGCGTACTAAAGGCATCGTTACCGATCTGCAAAAGAATGGTGTTGAGCTTTATCATGGACTAAGCCATGAACTGCCCCTGGGCATCCGCAAGAGCGGTATCAAAAGTGTGCTTACCGTGCATGACCTGATCTTTTTGCGCTTTCCCCAATATTTTAAACTGATCGACCGCCTGATCTACAAGGCCAAGCTAAATTACGCCTGCAAGGCTGCCGACAAGATCATAGCCATAAGCCAGCGTACCCGGAAAGACCTGATCGAACTGCTGGGCGTTGATCCCAACAAGATCGAGGTGATCTACCAGGGATGCAACCCGGCTTTCACCCTTTACCAAAGCGAAACGCATCGGGCACACATCAAAAAGACCTACAAGCTTCCTAAAAGATACCTGCTCACAGTAGGCACTATCGAAGAACGTAAAAACCTGATGTTACTGGTAAAGGCCCTAACGCTCACCAAATGCAATATGCCGCTGTTGGTAGTGGGCAAGCCTACGCCTTATGCTGATGAGGTGAAGCGTTTTGTGGAGGCCAATGGTCTGCAAAAGCGGGTGATCTTTTTGCACCAGGTAGGGTTCGATGACCTGCCTGCCTTGTATCAGCTCAGCACAGTATTCATCTATCCATCGCGTTACGAAGGCTTCGGGATACCTATATTAGAGGCCATTAATAGCGGGGTGCCCGTGATCGCGGCTACCGGTTCATGCCTGGAAGAGGCCGGCGGTGCCGGGAGCATCTATGTAGACCCTGACAATGAGCAGGAACTGGCCAAAAAGATCGACCGCGTTTGGCGCGACACAGCGCTGAGGCAACGCATGATCGATCAGGGCTTTGAATATGCCCGGAATTTTAAGGACGAGGTACTTGCGGCCCAATACATGCAAGTATATCAAAACACATTGCAACATGCTTAGAGACGAAGTAAAGAAAGCATACGAGGTGATCCGCGACGGCGGTATCATCCTTTACCCTACCGATACCATTTGGGGCATAGGCTGTGATGCCACTAACACCGCGGCCATCGAGAAGATATATGAACTCAAGCAGCGCGCTCAGGAAAAAAGCATGATCATATTGCTGGAGAGTGAGAACATGTTGGAGAGCTACATATCAAATGTATCACCGTTAGCGTATGACCTGATCGAATTTGCCGAACATCCGCTTACGCTGGTGATGCCTGGCGCCAAAAATATCTCGCCCCTGCTCATCGCCGAAGACAAAAGCGTAGGCATACGCGTGTGCAAGCACCCTTTTTGCCAGCAACTCATCCAGCGGATGCGTAAGCCGTTAGTGTCAACTTCGGCCAATATCAGCGGGCAGCCATCCCCACAGAACTTTGGACAGATCGCGCCCGAGATCATTGAAGGAGTGGATCTGGTGGTGGATGTGGACCAGCACGACACCTCCGTAAAACGACCATCTACCATCATGCGTCTTTCTGCGGATGGGGCGTTCGAGTTTCTGCGTAAATAATTATCATTGTGCTTTGAAATAATTTAAGCGGATACCCGTTTTTTTGTTAAACTTTGCATATCAACTCCATTTATCATGAAGATCTTTGTAGCCAAACTCCCTCCTGATTACGACGAGACCGCCATTGCCACCTTGTTCATCACTTATGGCGATATCTCGACCATTAACCTGGTCATGGATCGGGAGACCGGCCGCAGCAAAGGTTATGCGTTCATTGAGATGCCTAATGATGAGGAGGCTCTTAACGCGATCAGTCACCTCGACCAAAAAACCATTGGTCACAACCGCCAGCTTTCGGTAAGCCAGGCTCAGGAACGTCCTAAACCTGCAGGCGGTGGCTTTAACCGCAATAACAACAACCGTCAAGGTGGTGGCTTTCAGCGTAATGCCGGCGGTGGTGGTTATAACCGTAACAACAACTATAATAAAGACCGTGGTCCGCGCAATGGTAATTACGACCGTAGCAGCAATTACGACCGCAACAAGAATGGTAACAGCACTGAAGGCTGATACCAAGCGAAACTACTTATATATGAAGGCCTCCGGACACCCGGGGGCCTTTTTTGTAACAAAATACTACACATTGTACAAAAAAAAGGCCGTTAACTCCGTAAACTGTTCGACTACCATACACAATGTATACAAGTTGCAACGATCAAATCATAAGACGACGCTGTGTGGAAAATTTGGAACATTATCCACGATCGTTAAGTATGGAGTTATACGCCACACACCAGATTTCTCTTATCCAATGCTTATAACAAACTTTCATCATATCATTACTCCGTAAAGACACAAGCCATCACCATCGATAGCATCATTGATCACATAACCTTCTGAAAGTATTTTGGCCTGTAAATTGTAAATGTGTACTCGTACAAGCAGACGCGCGAAAAAGTTCGGCCGACAGCTGCCCGCCACTTATTTTTTAAGACGATACTTACAAGATGAAAACGATCATGAGCAGGATACTCGCAGTTGACGATGATCAGGGAATATTAGAGGTCCTGCAATTCATATTAGAGGATTCAGGATACGAGGTTAAGACCATTTCAGACGGTCACCAATTATTTGACGCTATTCGTGAAGGCCAACCAGACCTTATATTAATGGACATCATGCTTAACGGATTAGATGGGCGTGATCTTTGCAAACACGTGAAATCTAACGATACTACGCACGATATACCGGTGATCATGATATCAGCCAGTCATAGTCTGGGAGATGTATTACATCAGGAGAACGCTCCGGATGATTTCCTGGCCAAACCTTTCGACATTAACGTATTGCTGAGCAAGATCGAGCGCCAATTGGCTGCATGATCTATATCGCTCGCTCCAACGTGACCTCATACTAAATTAACGAGCTGTTAATAAAGTATTTATTAGCGCGATAAGACAGGTTTATACCATCTAATAATTACTTTCGTTAAAAATATGCGATCCAGGGTTGTTTAAACCTCCTGTTGATCGCATTTTTGCATTTGCATTGTTAACGGCTCTCTATGATCAAACTAAAACCCATTGCTGCGTGCGCTTTGCTGCTGGGCACGCTTACGGTAAAAGCTCAGCAAAATGCCTCGTATCATATTTATAATACCTATCATAACGCTAC
This window harbors:
- a CDS encoding DUF294 nucleotidyltransferase-like domain-containing protein; translation: MNERVKYLQRFEPFNLLPLEVLEGVAEQLQEIRYPKDKVIYQQEVSKLKGVDIIVKGEYESFFYDSVQTKRLVEHHQPGFCFGGVSVLLNRRLSLRTVIAKKGTLVYFLHRKDFRALCKAYEDFFLYFTAEFGRRMQNEEFVHFFKQPPAFEESYLAADQLYSRKIESVEYRPIAHCTEDTPIYEVARQMAVNKVSCLFITDATGNINGYVTDITLRDKVIAQQRNSADPVSTVTDNPIMSIDVEAYVYEAILMMFSTKTRYLLVKRNEEYVGFLSRNKLLSEQAQSPLVFIQSVRSAVSEEELKRKWDSVPHFVNQLLERGVNAQIANQVVTTIADTIAQKVIQGVMDEMGPAPARFVFMVLGSEGRKEQTFKTDQDNAIIYEDKANEHREEARAYFLEFATRISDRLNTAGFAYCTGGFMAKNPKWTHSLSHWKRNYLSWIAESLPETVINFSTFFDCRFVFGDATIMDDLKQFLNKELQKPVDKLFHNMAVNALQYEPPLTFFNSIRTFTKGHREVFDIKKAMTPIVDLVRVYALKHRVFEVNTGERMKALRKLDVFTETAYHELYQSYYFLMSMRLKKQATQILNDKTAPDNYIDISSLTKIERVTLKEIFKVISNFQSKIKIDFTNSLL
- a CDS encoding 3'-5' exonuclease, which encodes MTDHLLFIDTESSGLPVNWHEPYSAEGNWPSAVQVSWIIYSKDGQEVKREDHYIRNTDFTISPAAMAIHGINPGLLAVKGRERKGIMQLLENDLEQYQPMVVGHFLQLDYHIIGADMYRAGIQSRLAKLPIFCTMIATSQLVWNPMPRNLLLGDLYSYLFYKPLNDQHNALCDAEATAKCFFELKQRGEINDKLIERQQKDAGIKELKPRSGKLFAMLLPLIIAMLLVFLSRHL
- a CDS encoding PadR family transcriptional regulator, with the protein product MSTNPLLKGTLQTIILKLLEDNEQMYGYEITQRVKELTDGEMKLTEGALYPALHKLEADGMLETFNQVVDNRVRKYYRLTEQGGQEVGNKLQEAEAFIEQLQALLNIKPNLS
- the gyrB gene encoding DNA topoisomerase (ATP-hydrolyzing) subunit B, whose protein sequence is MSEKDQNKSNYSADNIQVLEGLEAVRKRPSMYIGDTGVKGLHHLVYEVVDNSIDEALAGYCTDIKVIIHEGNSITVEDNGRGIPTGINTKENKSALEIVMTVLHAGGKFDKDTYKVSGGLHGVGISCVNALSTHVKTVVHREGKIFTQEYERGKPMFDVKTIGESDRTGTIQWFQPDPEIFTTTLEYKYDTLAARLRELAFLNKGIRLSLTDERVQEDDGTFLTEEFFSEGGLKEFVKFLDGTRQPIIPEPIYVEGTKQGVPVELALQYNDTYSENVHSYVNNINTIEGGTHVAGFRMGLTRTLKAYAEKEGLLKNLKVDIAGDDFREGLTAIISVKVAEPQFEGQTKTKLGNSEVSGAVNVAVAEILGMYLEENPKEARMIISKVVLAATARAAARKAREMVQRKSVMGGSGLPGKLADCANSDPAACEIFLVEGDSAGGTAKQGRARDFQAILPLRGKILNVEKAMEHKIYENEEIKNMFTALGVSIGTPEDDKALNLTKLRYHKIVIMTDADVDGSHITTLILTFFYRYMRALVEMGHVYIASPPLYMVKKGKEFEYCWNDEQRNAAVQRLKGAGKEDSVHIQRYKGLGEMNDTQLWETTMNPATRTLRQATIESAADCDHTFSMLMGDEVAPRREFIEKNAKYARIDA
- a CDS encoding OmpH family outer membrane protein; this encodes MRTPASIISKITLSLMLAGSLAACNQTKTDDKAAAPAATSSTANNLKATDIVFVNSDTLLNKYDYFKDMADRLEKKGKAAQAELQSKGQAFQREVAEYQKGAATMAADQRQATEQRLARKQQELQAYQQNAGAQVQQEQAGEQAKLYEKVADFLKVYAKEKGYKMVMTYQKGNSGILYGDASLDITQDVVKKLNEAYAKDKK
- a CDS encoding nucleoside deaminase, yielding MTHEQYMRLAIELAENNVAEGLGGPFGAVVVKDGQIVGASGNKVVPTNDPTAHAEVSAIRLACQKLNNFSLEGCVIYTSCEPCPMCLGAIYWARIEKIYYGNNKADAAAIGFDDQFIYEELDRPKQDRKLPMVELLRDEALGAFRAWEAHEGKTHY
- a CDS encoding SelT/SelW/SelH family protein — translated: MKPTVTIEYCPKCGWMLRAAYMAQEILTTFSNEVHGVLLQPSETSGSYVISIDGNVVFDRRSAGRFPEIKELKQLVRDVVAPDKSLGHSDR
- a CDS encoding RNA-binding S4 domain-containing protein, with translation MPEKEKLRIDKYLWSIRLFKTRTLATEACKAGRVKLNGQNIKASHEVKIGETYNVAKGPERKIITVTGLLENRVDAKTAVNYYSDLTPNDQTPGFKSMFHAPVLRRDRGTGRPTKRERREIDDLQDNYFTPDSPAGGSDEGETK